The genome window CGACCATGACCGACCTGAACGCCTTCATCGACGGCCTGCCCAAGGCCGAGCTGCATCTGCACATCGAGGGTTCGCTGGAGCCGGAGCTGATGTTCGCCCTGGCCGAGCGGAACGGGGTCGCGATCCCGTTCGACAGCGTCGAGGCCGTGCGGGCGGCCTATGACTTTTCCAACCTCCAGGATTTCCTCGATATCTACTATGCGGGGGCGAACGTGCTGCTGACGCGGCAGGATTTCGAGGACCTGGCCTTCGCCTATTTCCAGCGGGCGGCGGCGGACACTGTGCGCCACGCCGAGATCTTCTTCGATCCCCAGACCCATACCGATCGCGGCGTACCTTTCGGGGTGGTGGTCGAGGGGTTGATCTCGGGGATGGACCGGGCGAGGGCCGAGCTGGGCGTGACGTCGGGCCTGATCCTGAGCTTCCTTCGGCACCTCAGCGAGGAAGAGGCCTTCGCCACGCTGGAGATGGCCAGGCCGTATCTGCATCATTTCGTCGGGGTGGGGCTGGATTCGTCGGAGGTCGGGCATCCGCCGTCGAAATTCCAGCGCGTTTTCGCCGCCGCGCGTGACCTCGGTCTGAAGCTGTGCGCCCACGCAGGCGAGGAAGGTCCGCCGGCCTATGTGTGGGAGGCGCTCGATCTGCTGCGCATCGACCGGATGGATCACGGCAACCGGTCGATGGAAGACCCCGTACTGGTGCGCCGGATCGTGGCCGAGGGGATGACGCTGACTGTCTGTCCGCTGTCGAACCACAGGCTCTGCGTCGTCGACGACCTGAAGGACCACCCGGTGCCGGAGATGCTGCGCCAGGGGATCAGGGTCACGCTGAACTCGGACGATCCCGCCTATTTCGGCGGCTATGTGAACGAGAACTATCGGCAACTGACGGCGGCCGTCGGCCTGACGCAAGAGCAGCTGACGCTGATGGCGAAGAACAGTTTTGCCGGCTCCTTCCTGAGCGAGGCCGACAAGGCCGCGCG of Brevundimonas subvibrioides contains these proteins:
- a CDS encoding adenosine deaminase gives rise to the protein MTDLNAFIDGLPKAELHLHIEGSLEPELMFALAERNGVAIPFDSVEAVRAAYDFSNLQDFLDIYYAGANVLLTRQDFEDLAFAYFQRAAADTVRHAEIFFDPQTHTDRGVPFGVVVEGLISGMDRARAELGVTSGLILSFLRHLSEEEAFATLEMARPYLHHFVGVGLDSSEVGHPPSKFQRVFAAARDLGLKLCAHAGEEGPPAYVWEALDLLRIDRMDHGNRSMEDPVLVRRIVAEGMTLTVCPLSNHRLCVVDDLKDHPVPEMLRQGIRVTLNSDDPAYFGGYVNENYRQLTAAVGLTQEQLTLMAKNSFAGSFLSEADKAARIAEVEAYAA